The stretch of DNA AAGTGTTTTAGGTTGAATTATTGAACTATTGTTGTTATTTTTCCTAACGATGTTAATATTTGAGTTAAAAAAAATTAAAGAATTATTAATAGATTAAACGATTGTGTTCATGATTGTAATTTTTAATGTTGTTTTATATATAAAAGTGAGGTATGCTATGTTATTATTTCTAACAGTGTTAATGTTTTTGTGAAAAAAAAACAATTTTTTGTATTGCTTAGTTTAAATTTTAATATGTTTTTATAATATATGCAACTACTTAATAGGTGGTGTTATTTTTCCTAACGGTGTTAATATTTGGTTCAAAAAAAATTCATAAAGATTTAATGAAAGCCGAAACTGTTTCATCCAAAGTAGTTTTGTTCATGGTTTCAGGAATATCAGATTTACGCATCATCATAATAGATATTAAACCATGTACTGCAGAAAATAAAGCATTGGACATATGGCAGGCATTATCGAGATCAGAACCATTCTTTTTCATGATATCATAAGTACAATAATAAAGCATATCCGGGAAAGAAGAAAACTCTTCTTTCATCTGTCCTTTACCGGAGCATTGCATTCCCAGACCAAACATAAGCTGGTAATACTCTTTGTTCTTAAAAGCAAAATTCCAATAAGCATCTACAATAGCCATTATCTGTTCTTCTGAACTCTCGTGCTTCCTCTGAGCCTTTACAAGTTCTTTATGTAAAAGATTGAACCCATCAACAGAAATCTCAAATAAAATGGCTTCTTTATTTTCAAAATAATCATAAACAACAGGGGCACTGTATTCAATAGCATCTGCTATTTTTCGCATGGAAAGTGATCCCCAGCCGTCGGTTTTAGCCAAAGTAAAAGCCGCCTGCAAAATATTTGCTCGGATCGATGCCTTTTCTCTTTGACGACGTTCATGTAATCCCATAATTAAAAATGATATTTTATTTAGTTAGTATTTTTCCTAACAGTGTTTGCAAAAATACAACCTTTAGGTAATCGCTTCCAAATATTTTTTCAAATTTAACATTTAACGGAACTTTATATAAGCCGAATTGGGAAATCATAAAAGAAACTTTATCTTTGCAGATAAAGAAAATAAAGGATATGAATACTCCCTCAAATATGCTGGCATTAGGAACAAGAGCTCCGTTTTTTGAACTTCCTAATCCTTCAAAAAGTAATGAAATCCAGTCATTAGATGACTTGAAAGGAGAAAAAGGTACATTGGTCATCTTTATGTGTAACCATTGCCCATTTGTTCTTCATGTAATTGATAAAATTAATGAGCTGTATGAAGACTATAATGAAAGAGGAATAGAATTCATTGCCATTAGTGCTAATGATGTTGAAAAATATCCGGCAGATTCTCCGGAGAAAATGATCGAATTTCAGATTGAAAGAAATTTTGACTTTCCTTATTTATATGATGAAAGCCAGGCTATCGCTAAAGCTTATGATGCAGCATGTACGCCAGACTTTTATTTCTTCGATGAAAAAATGGATCTTGTGTATAGAGGACAGATGGATGATTCCAGACCTGGAAACCATAAAGATGTGACCGGAGAAGATTTGATCATTGCTTTTGAAAACCTTTTATTAGGAGAACCTCAGGAAGAAATTCAAAGACCAAGTATGGGCTGTAATATTAAATGGAAATAATAGATACTATTATATATAATAATCTAAATCTGCTCATCAATGGGCAGATTTTTTTATTTTAGTTCTCTCGCAGATAAAGAAGATATACAATCTTTAAAATGATTTCTGAATTACTTTTATACTTGTGTCTACACTCTCAATTTTATCATGTGTAGAGTTTTTAATAAATTCTGAAGGTGTTTTCCCTGTATATTTTTTAAACATTCTATTGAAATAGGTAACATTATTAAACCCACAACTATAGGAGCATTCGGAGATGCTTTTATCCTGAACCATTAATAAACAGGCTTTATTAATCCGGTACCGATTGACAAATTCGGTGAATGTAATTTGCGTTGCTTTTTTGAAAAAATTACAAAATGCAGGTAAAGTAAGGTTGGCCAGTTTAGCAACGTCTTCAATATTGATATCTTTATAATAATGATGCTCCACATACGTGAAGATATTTTCCAGACGGGTTTTGTTTTTTGAAATAATAGTATGGGGCATTATTTCCTTGTTTAGTAAGTCGTAATCTTTTCGGGTAGAAAGTTCAAAAAGGACTTCTAAGAGCAATAGGTATCTTTTGTAGCCTTCGGAATCCAGCATTTCTTTAAGTTTAGGAAGGAGGGCTTTTTTTGTCGCCATGCTGAAATGAATTCCATACTTAGAAATTTCCAGTAAGTTTTTAATAGACCTTGCTTCCAGTTCCTCTGGAGGAAACTGTAAAATTTCTTCCCGGAACTGGAGGACTATTTCTTCATGAGGATCTATTGAATTCAATCCAAACCCTGAATGAGGAATATTGGATCCAATCAATACCAGATCACCATTTGAATAATTGCTTTTATGATATCCCACATGCCTGGTTCCGCTCCCGGAAACAATGCATACCAGTTCTATTTCAGGATGATAATGATATTCCCATTTAAACTCAGAAATGGGAGAGGTATTGTGTAAGGTACGAAAAGAACTCTTCTCATCAGGGATGACTCTTTCAAAACTGACTTTCATTAAATTAATGGTATTTGAGCTATAAAAATAATAATTATATTAATATAGTTCAAATATTGATTTACTGTGTTAAATTAATGTTAAGTCAAATGCTTCTATCTTAGTCGCCGGGAAAACATTTAATGAAGCATTTTTGTAATTTACCATAGTAGATTATATCATCATAAAAGGCTTCTGTATGATTCTAAAAAGCTGATGTGATCAGTATATTAAAATAAGAGAATGAAAAACTTCAATATAAAGGCAATTCTATTTTTAAACTATTTCGTGTTTGCAATTCTATTGAATTCTGTAGGGACGGTTATCTTACAGGTTCAGCAGAATTTTGGAATTTCGAAATCATCAGCAAGTGTTTTGGAGGGTTTTAAAGATCTACCTATAGCAATTTGCTCTTTTATATTGGCGTCTTTTCTACCGAAAATAGGAATTAAAAACTCAATGCTGATTGCTCTTTTTCTGGTAAGTTGTATGTGTTTTGTGATGCCTTTTTCAAATGACTTCTGGTTTTTTAAGCTACTATTTGCTATTGTAGGTGTTTCGTTCGCATTAATCAAAATATCTGTATTTACTTCTATCGGACTGGTGACGAGTACTGATAAAGAACATTCCAGCTTTATGGGGTTTTTAGAAGGATTTTTTATGATTGGTGTTTTAGCGGGAAATGTACTTTTCAGCCTATTTATAGATGACCACAATCCTAAGTCCACTTACTGGCTGAATGTATATTGGGTATTGGGTGCCTTATCAGCATTATCATTTCTTTTTCTCTTCTTTTCTAAATTGAATGAAAACGAAGCTAAAAGTGAAGCAACTGATCTGGTAGGGGATATTAGAAACAGTATTAGTCTTTTTAGCTATAAAAAGGTGTTGTTCTTTTTATTGTGTGCATTTCTTTTTGTTTTGGTAGAGCAGAGCTTTCAAACCTGGACACCTACTTTCTATAAAGAAATTCTCAAAGTACCTACATCGATGAGTATTCAGGCGGGAGCTGTTTTGGCAGGTGCATTTGCATTGGGGCGGTTTTTGTCAGGATTTTTCTCTAAAAAATTTAGCTGGATCTATGTAGTTTCCTTTTGTGTAATTGGTTTTGCTATAAGCTTATTATTGGTATTGCCTCTTACGCATAATACGCAGATCGGTGAAGGAACAAGCTGGCTTAATGCGCCGCTTGTGGTTTACCTGTTTCCATTAATGGGTGGTTTACTGGCTCCGATTTATCCAAGTATCAATTCTGTTATTCTGGCTTCAATACCTAAATATTTGCATAGTGCAATGTCAGGGCTTATTGTAGTTTTCTCTGCCATCGGAGGAACGATTGGATCTGTTATTACAGGTTTTGTATTTCAGGAATTTAGCGGGCAAAGGGCTTTCTATCTTTCATTGATCCCTCTTGCATTGCTTATTATATCAGCTATTATCATGAATAAATTAAAAATAAACCCTAAAAAATAAATGAATACTCAGCTTTATATTAAGGATATTCAGACTCTTTTTGATGATGTTCAGAGATCTCAGATTTTTGAAGATCAAAAAATGATGACGGATGCAGTCCCTTTATTTTCTGTTTCAGAAATTAATAAGAAATATGAAAATGAAAAAGGATCGGGAGGTTTTGATCTGAAAACTTTTGTACTTGATCATTTTGATTTTTTAGGAGCTAAGATTTCTATTCAAAGAGAAGATCATTTACCTATACGTCAACATATAGAGAAACTATGGGATGAATTGACCCGCACTTCTTATCAGGCGAAAGGAACTCTTCTACAGCTTCCGAAACCTTATATCGTTCCCGGTGGACGCTTTAATGAGTTTTTCTATTGGGACAGTTATTTTATTATGCTTGGATTACAGGTATCAGGAAGAATAGAAATGATGGAAAACATTGTTGAAAATTGCTCTTACCTTATTCAAAATGTAGGATTTGTTCCTAATGCAAGCCGGACTCATTTTCTGAGCAGATCTCAACCACCTTATTTTTCTTTAATGCTTGACCTGCTTGTTGAGACTACTCAGAATGAAGGTCTCTATCTCCAATATCATGATACTTTAGAAAAAGAATATCAGTTCTGGACGGAAGGAGAAAATGAGCTTGATAATAATTCTCAAATAAAAAGAGTCGCTAAAACTGATAAGGGTGATATTTTAAACCGGTATTACGATGCAGAAAATCAACCGCGTCCGGAAAGCTATTTAATAGACCTTGAAGATAAAGAGGGAGCTTCGGGAGATGAATTTTACAGAAATATAAGAAGTGCCTGTGAGTCGGGTTGGGATTTTTCCAGCAGATGGTTTGCAGACGAAGAAACGATACAAACAATAGAAACACTGAATATTGCTGAGGTTGATGTTAATTGTCTTTTATGGCACTTGGAAAAAACATTAGCAAAATCTTCAGCGCTGCAGAACCTGACAGATAAAGAATATTATTTTACTGAAAGAGCAGAAAATAGAAGGCGGATAATCAATGCTTATTTCTGGGATGAAAATGCCAAAACGTATAAAGATTATCATCTAAAAAAGCACAAAAAGACAACGTCTGAACATATTGCTGCTCTTTATCCTTTATTCCTTGGATTGGCCAGTGAAGAACAGGCTAAAGCGGTCTCTGAAACACTAGCTGAAAAATTTCTTTATAAAGGAGGTCTTGTGACTACTACGAAACAATCGGGACAGCAGTGGGATCTTCCTAATGCCTGGGCTCCCTATCAGTGGCTTGGGTTTGTTTCAATGACTAACTATGGATTTGCAGAATTAGCAGATCAAATAAAAAATAACTGGTGCTCCAATGTCGAAAGGGTTTATAACAATACCGGTAAGCTCATGGAAAAATACAATGCATTAGATGATGAAACGATTGCCGGCGGAGGAGAGTACCCTAATCAGGATGGATTCGGTTGGACTAACGGAGTCTATTTAAAGCTAAAACAATAATTAAAACTATATGGGTATGAAAAAAAAATCACTCTTTTTAATTGCAGGTATTGCTACGCTTTATTTTAATAATGCGTATGCACAGGAAACTGTTCAGGATTCCACAAGAACGGCATCCATTGACCAGGTAGTTATTACAGGGAATTCCAATCCTAAAAAGAAAATAGAATCGAGTACAGCCATTTCTACTTTTACCGCAAAAGAAATCCAGAAACAAAATCCTATTAGTGCTGCTGCATTGCTTCAGAGAGTACCCGGATTTGCTGTTGAAACTTCAGGAGGTGAGGTAGGAAATAATCTTTTTGCAAGAGGGATTCCTTCTGCCGGAGCTTATGAATTTGTACAGGTGCAGGAAGATGGACTGCCGGTTTTTGAAGATGGAGCGTTGCAGTTTGCTAATGCCGATAATTTCTTCCGTGTAGATAATTCAGTTAGTAGATTAGAAGCGCTAAGAGGAGGTTCAGGATCTATTTATGCCAATAACTCTCCTGGAGGACTTATTAACTTTATCACGAAAGAAGGAGGTAATGATTTCAGAGGGACGGCTAAATTAGAAACAAGTACATATGGATTAATGCGTACTGATCTGAATGTAGGTGGTGCCTTGGTTAAGGATAAATTATTTTTTAATGTAGGCGGTTTTTACAGGACTGATGAGGGAATAAGAAAAACAGGCTTTAAAGCAAATAATGGAGGACAAATCAGAATGAACCTGAAATATGTCTTCGATAAGGGGTATGTGAAAGTGTACTATAAAAAACTGGACGACAGAAATACTTTTTTCCTTCCTATTCCTTTATTACAAAACGGGAACAAATTCAAAGAGTTTCCTGGCTTTGATGCCAATTATGGAACATATAGTTATAGAGCAATTGGGCAGCTTAACATCCCTCAGGCAGGAGGTGGATTTTTTAGAAGAAACCTGGAGGATGGTATTCATCCTAAAGTAGATGTTGTAGGTGCTGAATTTAAATATGATCTTGGAAATAACTTTACAGTCTTAAATAAAACGAGATATACCAATATCAATATGAACTATACCGGGATGTTTCCTGCGGGAGCACCTCAGCTAGCCAGCAATTTTGCTAATGCTAATGGTATCTCGGGAAATAATTATCAGTACTCTCTGGCTGGCAGCGGTGCGCTTGTAAACCCTCAGTATGTACAGAAGTTAGGTTTCTGGGCTATTGATAAGCAAATGGATAATTTTGTAAATGACATCCAGCTTAATTATAAATTTGATAAAGGGAGTGTGACGGCAGGATTCTATAAATCTAACTGGAAATCTCATCAATACTGGAACTGGAGTAATATTTTAACAACAGCAACCGATCGTCCTCAGCTGCTTAACTTAGTGGATACTTCCCTTAATCCGACAGATGTTGGTTATTCTAAAACATATAATGGTGTGACAGATATGTCATTCCTGATCAGGGATTCACAGATCCAGGGAAGTTTGAATGATCTTTATATGAATTTAGATTATAATATTACAGATGATTTAAGTTTTAATGGAGGAATCCGTTACAGCCGTGATTTTTATAAAGGATATGGGGTTAATACAACGACTGCGAACCTTAATAATTCAGGATTGACCACGGATGGAACTCATAGTTTTGCAACAACAACTGCTGATGATAATATGGCGGTTTTGGGTAACCGATATACGTATTGGTATTATGATATCAACAGGATGTCTTTTACTGTGGCTTCTAATTATAAAATTAATAAACAAAATGCAGTGTATGCCCGTTTCTCAAATGGATTCAGGTCACCTAATGAAGAGGCTTATTATAATAATATGAATAATTTAAGCCAGATCAAGCCTGTTCAGACCAATCAGCTGGAAATCGGATATAAGTATTACTCGCGTACTTTTGATATCGGAGTAATTCCTTTTTATTCTACATTAAAGAATCTTTCATTTACAGATGTGTACTCTGACGGAACTTCGGAAAATAAGTTTGCCAATACTTCCAATATCGGGGTAGAGCTGGAAGGATATGCAAGATTGTTCAATAATTTACTTGAGTTGACTTTCAACGGGACTTTCCAAAATCCGAAATATAAAGATTTTACTGGAAGAAATGCAGATGGAACTCCGTTTAATTATGACGGGAACCAGGTAAGAAGAATTCCTAAATTCTATTTCAATATTTCACCTGCATTTAATATCACGAAACAATGGAGAGCTTATGTTAGCTATAATTATTATGGAAAACGTTTCCAGGATGAAGCTAATAGTGATACCAATATTTTACCGTCATTCAGTGAAGTAGGAGCAGGGACTTCTTATCAATTGGGTAAAATACGTTTTGCTATCGATGGAACTAATATCTTTAATACCATTGGTATTACTGAAGGAGATCCAAGATCTCCGTTAACAGGTACGGGAGACATAAGGATGGCAAGACCAATTATGGGTGCTGCGGTGAGAGGATCTATTACATTAGATTTCTAAATTCTATTTCTTACTAATATAAAAAACCGTCAGATTTTTCTGACGGTTTTTATTTTATTGTTTTATAGGGAATTATAGAATGATAAAGGGGTATGATCTTACATTTCATATTCCTGCATTCCGAACTCTGAAAATGGTTTTTATCTGAAAAATGGATTGTATTGTTTCTCAAAACCAATACTGGTAGGATTTCCATGTCCTGAAAATATCTGGGTGTCACCATCCAGTACAAAAAGCTTGGTGTTGATTCCGTCGATTAACTGTTCATAATTACCTTTATATAGATCCGTTCTTCCGATACTGCCCTCAAACAGAACATCTCCTGAAATCATGAATTTTTGATTTTCATTGTGGTATACAACGCTGCCCGGAGAGTGGCCCGGGACATGATAAATTTTGAACTTGTCACCATCAAAATCCAGTTCATCGCCTTCGTTAATGTATTCAACATCCACTTGAACCGGGTCGATATTCATCCCGAATCTTACACCGCTCATTTGAAGCATATCCAAAACCTCCTGATCTTCTTTGTGAAGGATTACAGGAACTTTAAAGGTATCAAAAGCCCATTGTAAGCCTAATACGTGGTCAATATGGGCATGAGTAAGAAGTATTTTCGTGATTTTTAATTCATGTTTACTAATAAAATCACTGATCAGTTTGGTTTCCTGCTCGTTAATGTTTCCCGGATCGATGAGCCAGGCATTTTTATTCTCATTATAAACGATGTAGGTATTTTCACTCGCAAAGTTGAATACGAAACCTTGAATTTGAAGCATATTCCGAATATTTTTTTATCAAAAATACGATATTATAAAGAAAGTGATCATTTTTCTTTATCTTCGTCATAATGAAAACATTGCGAATATTTTTACTTTCTTTAGGCGGATTGGTTTTTGGGCAGAATATCCAAAGCATCCAGTTATTTAACCCTCAGACAAATGATGAAACGCCTGTAATCAACTTTAATCAGACATTGGTTCTAAGTTTTGATGATCTTACGAATTCCAGTGAGATTTACAGATATACCATTAAACATTATGACCGAAACTGGAATGATGATAATCTTTTCTTTACGGAAATTGCCAATGGAAGTCTCAATGCGCTTTTAGATAGGTTCGAGTATTCATTCAATACATTACAACCCTATACCCATTATAAACTGACGTTTCCTAATGAGAAAATACAGCCGAAGATTTCAGGTAACTTTGAGTTGATCGTGTATAAAGATTCTGCCGACAAGCCTCTTTTTAAAAGAAGATTTTATGTAGTGGAAGATAAAGCTACTTTGGCGGTTAATGTTTCCAGAATAGCAGATGCCAAAAATCCAAATATCAGGCAAAGGGTAGAAGTACAGGCTGTATCTGCAGGTGGTGACTTGTCATCTAATGTCAACTCTATGAGCTTGAATGTAATGCAGAATAATAATTCGAACGTTACAGTTAATAACCTAAGACCCAGTTCTACATTAGGAAATAAACTGCTTTTTCAGCAAATGAACCTGACGTTTCCCGGAAATAATGAATTTTACTACTTTGATAATAAGAATATGAATATGGCAGCAGATATGGTTCGTGCTACCGAAGTGAAAGATGGTGTGAACCAGACTTATCTTCATCCTGTCTGGGCATATCCTTTAAATTACCAATATCAGCCGGATGTAAACGGAGCTTATTATTTCAGGAGAAATGATATGGGCCTTGAAAGAAATGCAGAGAGGGAAGCAGATTATTCATGGGTGTATTTTTCTTTAGACTCGGATCCGGTGGATAAAGATATTTATGTATTGGGTGGCTTTAATAATTTTATTCCAAGTAAAGAAAATCAGATGCAGTATGATGCAGCCGCTAAAAAATATGTGGCTAGAATATTTCTTAAGCAAGGTTTCTATAATTATATTTTGGCAACAAAAGAAAGCAATGGCTCGCTCAATTTTGGTGAGATCAATGGAAATTTCTGGGAAACAGAAAATTTATATCAGGCATTTTTATACTATGCCCCTTTCGGAAGAAATTACGATGGCTTGATGGGTTACGGTGAATTTAGGACTCCTGTAAGATAATTTATATAAATATTTAATATTCAGGTAGATATTGTTTGTTAAAAATAGTATTTGCGTTTAAATTATTTTTACTTTAATCCTGGACGGATAAAATTATCTTTGAATAACAATAATTTTAATGATATTATTTTGATTTGCAATTAATAAAATAGTGTTTTTGTTATTTAATTCATAATATTATTTTGTTTTTATTAAGAAATATTTACTAATTTAGTCTCGTAACTAAATAATATATTTTTATGAAAACAAAATTTACTCTTGTATTAAGCATTAGTGCTTACCTATTTGCCTCCGGGCAAGAAACTCCAGCAAAACTTATTTCCGGTAAAAACGGACTTCATGCAGAATTGATTAGTTTTGATAAAAGCAGACCTGATTTCAAAGGAACTCCTGTTTTGTTTGACGAAGCATCCAAAAGATTTTCACAGGGTCAGGGTTTGAAGATTGGGGCCGAAAAAGACCAGCTAGGTTTTGAGACTCATAGATTTCAGCAAACAATCAATGGTATTCCTGTAGAATACGGGATGATGGCTGTACAAACTAAGGATGGGAAAATTGTAAGTGAAACAGGGAAGTGGGTTCTGAATGCGCCAGCTGCAATAGAGAAAAAAATAAGTATCTCGGAAAATATTGCTTTACAAAATGCAATGTCCTTTGTAGGGGCTGATTCTTATAAATGGCAGAATAGAGATGAAGAGGCTTTTATCAAGAAAGAGGCTAAAAACTCTCAAGCTACTTTTTTTCCAAAAGGAGAATTGGTGTATTATTCAGAGCCTACGGATGAGAAACTATCCAATTTAAAACTTGCCTATAAATTTGATATTTATGCTGAAAAACCACTAAGCCGGCAGTATGTATTTGTAGATGCTAAATCAGGTACGATTCTAGGTACTGAGCAACTGATCCATGAAGCTAACACTCCAGGGACAGCAGTTACTGCATATAGTGGAAACAGATCAATTGTTACGGATTCTTACGCAGGGCAATACAGATTAAGAGAAAGCGGAAGAAACGGAGGAACTTCAGTAGAAACCTATAATTTGAATAGAGGTGTAGTATATCAGCTGGCCACAGATTTCACAGATGCAGATAATTACTGGAATAACGTTAATATCAATAAAGATCAATATGCTACCGATGCCCATTGGGGAGCAGAAATGACATTAGATTATCTGTATACAAAATTTGGAAGAAGAAGCATTGATGACAATAACTTTGCGATAAAATCATATGTTCATTATGCGGTTAATTTTTTCAATGCATTCTGGGATGGACAAAGGATGACTTATGGAGATGGAGATAACTCTAATAACTTCCAGCCATTAACAGCCCTTGATGTTTGTGGTCATGAAATTACGCATGGTATGACAAGTAAAACGGCAAACCTTGCTTACCAGAGAGAGTCAGGAGCATTGAATGAAGGGTTCTCCGATATTTTTGGAAATACGGTAGAACGCTGGGCGAGACCTAATCAGGCTAACTGGACTCTGGGTGAAGATTTTGGTCGTGTGATTAGGAATATGGCTAATCCTAAAGATTATAATCAACCGGATACCTATATGGGGACATATTGGAAAGATGCTTCAACAACAGGATGTCAGGTTCCTAATCAGACAAACAATAATTGCGGAGTGCATACCAACTCAGGTGTTCTTAATTATTGGTATTATTTATTAGTGAGTGGTGGAACGGGAACTAATGATAAAGGGTTCTCCTATAATGTTTCAGGTATTGGATTTGATAAAGCTGCTGCAATTGCATACAGAACATTAACAACTTACCTTACGGCATCTTCTAATTATGCCAATGCAAGGACTTATTCACTTATTGCTGCTAAAGATCTGTATGGTGAAGGAAGTAATGAGATAAAACAGGTTACTAATGCCTGGGATGCTGTTGGTGTTGGAGGTGGAACATCTCCTGCTGGGAAAATGACTGATGCAGGTCTTTCAACATATACTATCAGTCCTAATCCTGCAAGAGATAAGTTCATGGTTTCATTTGAAGGAAAATCAGGATCTGGTGTTGTGGAAGTGATTAATGTTACCGGAAAAAGAGAACTTTCTGAAAAATTCAGAACACAAGACGGTGTAAACAAAATTGATGTTAAACTTCCGTCTAATATGCTTCCCGGAGTATATATGATTATGGTAAATGGTCAAAAAGCAGGAAGCCTAATTAAAAAGTAACGCTTTTTTAATATATTTATACTTTGAAAGGGTGCAAGTTTGTCTTGCACCCTTTCATTTTGTTATTAATGATACCTGAATATATAAAGTTTTCTTCTTGTGAAAAAAATAAAGAATATTAATAATTAGGGTGGATCGTGTTTAGAAACAGATATAGATAAATTTGTACATAAAAAATCGATAATAGATTTATAAAATTATTTATGATCGAAAAATAAAAATGGAGTAGTTATATAGTAAATTTTTTATCTTTTTATAAAAACATTGATTAATAAAAGAATTTTAAGGGATTTATGAAATTTTAAGTCTTTAAAATGCAATGCATTGCATATCGAAAAATTAATTCACGTAATAATGATTTTTAATTTAATTTATTCATTAAATTGATATAAAAGATTAAATAATGTTGAAATAATTTTCTTTTTTTGTAAATCGTCATTGTGTTTTATTAATTTATTTATAAAATCAATTGAATTTTATTCATTGATTTCGATTATTTAATGTGAAAAGTTTATACATTCGCTTTACCATTTGACAAAATATTTTTATGAAAACAAAATTTATCTTAGTGGCAAGTGTTGCCGCCTGCTCTTTCGTTTTTGGGCAAAACAAACCATCGAAATTAATTTCTGGTAAAAACGGATTACACGCAGAGTTTATTAGATTTGATAAAAGCGGACCTGCTTTTCAGGGAGCTCCGGTTTTATTTGATGAGGATTCCCAAAGGTTTATCCCGGGACAAGGCCGTAAGCTAGGTGTTGAAAAAGACGCACTGGGTTTTGAAACTCATCGATTTCAACAAACAGTTAATGATATTCCTGTAGAATATGGGATGATGGCTGTACAAACAAAAGGAGGAAAGGTGGTAGGAGAATCCGGAAAATGGATTCTTAAAGTTCCGGAAGGGATTGAGAAGAAAGTAAATATCTCTGAAAGTATAGCATTACAAAGTGCTCTATCATTCGTGGGAGCAGATTCGTACAAATGGCAAAATAGAGAAGAGGAAGACTTTATTAAAAAGGAACGTAATGATGCTAATGCAAGTTTTGCTCCTAAAGGGGAACTGACCTACTATTCAGATCCTACTGATGAAAAGCTTCGTAATTTAACACTAGCCTATAAATTTGATATTTATTCAGAAAAGCCATTAAGCAGACAATATGTTTTTGTAGATGCTAAAAATGGAAAAATTTTAGGATCAGATGCTATTATTCATGAAGTGAATGCTCCGGGTACTGCTACAACAGGGTATAGCGGAAACAGAAATATTATGGCAGATTCCTATAATGGAA from Chryseobacterium piperi encodes:
- a CDS encoding TetR/AcrR family transcriptional regulator; translation: MGLHERRQREKASIRANILQAAFTLAKTDGWGSLSMRKIADAIEYSAPVVYDYFENKEAILFEISVDGFNLLHKELVKAQRKHESSEEQIMAIVDAYWNFAFKNKEYYQLMFGLGMQCSGKGQMKEEFSSFPDMLYYCTYDIMKKNGSDLDNACHMSNALFSAVHGLISIMMMRKSDIPETMNKTTLDETVSAFIKSL
- a CDS encoding thioredoxin family protein, whose product is MNTPSNMLALGTRAPFFELPNPSKSNEIQSLDDLKGEKGTLVIFMCNHCPFVLHVIDKINELYEDYNERGIEFIAISANDVEKYPADSPEKMIEFQIERNFDFPYLYDESQAIAKAYDAACTPDFYFFDEKMDLVYRGQMDDSRPGNHKDVTGEDLIIAFENLLLGEPQEEIQRPSMGCNIKWK
- a CDS encoding AraC family transcriptional regulator, with amino-acid sequence MKVSFERVIPDEKSSFRTLHNTSPISEFKWEYHYHPEIELVCIVSGSGTRHVGYHKSNYSNGDLVLIGSNIPHSGFGLNSIDPHEEIVLQFREEILQFPPEELEARSIKNLLEISKYGIHFSMATKKALLPKLKEMLDSEGYKRYLLLLEVLFELSTRKDYDLLNKEIMPHTIISKNKTRLENIFTYVEHHYYKDINIEDVAKLANLTLPAFCNFFKKATQITFTEFVNRYRINKACLLMVQDKSISECSYSCGFNNVTYFNRMFKKYTGKTPSEFIKNSTHDKIESVDTSIKVIQKSF
- a CDS encoding MFS transporter, giving the protein MKNFNIKAILFLNYFVFAILLNSVGTVILQVQQNFGISKSSASVLEGFKDLPIAICSFILASFLPKIGIKNSMLIALFLVSCMCFVMPFSNDFWFFKLLFAIVGVSFALIKISVFTSIGLVTSTDKEHSSFMGFLEGFFMIGVLAGNVLFSLFIDDHNPKSTYWLNVYWVLGALSALSFLFLFFSKLNENEAKSEATDLVGDIRNSISLFSYKKVLFFLLCAFLFVLVEQSFQTWTPTFYKEILKVPTSMSIQAGAVLAGAFALGRFLSGFFSKKFSWIYVVSFCVIGFAISLLLVLPLTHNTQIGEGTSWLNAPLVVYLFPLMGGLLAPIYPSINSVILASIPKYLHSAMSGLIVVFSAIGGTIGSVITGFVFQEFSGQRAFYLSLIPLALLIISAIIMNKLKINPKK
- a CDS encoding trehalase family glycosidase → MNTQLYIKDIQTLFDDVQRSQIFEDQKMMTDAVPLFSVSEINKKYENEKGSGGFDLKTFVLDHFDFLGAKISIQREDHLPIRQHIEKLWDELTRTSYQAKGTLLQLPKPYIVPGGRFNEFFYWDSYFIMLGLQVSGRIEMMENIVENCSYLIQNVGFVPNASRTHFLSRSQPPYFSLMLDLLVETTQNEGLYLQYHDTLEKEYQFWTEGENELDNNSQIKRVAKTDKGDILNRYYDAENQPRPESYLIDLEDKEGASGDEFYRNIRSACESGWDFSSRWFADEETIQTIETLNIAEVDVNCLLWHLEKTLAKSSALQNLTDKEYYFTERAENRRRIINAYFWDENAKTYKDYHLKKHKKTTSEHIAALYPLFLGLASEEQAKAVSETLAEKFLYKGGLVTTTKQSGQQWDLPNAWAPYQWLGFVSMTNYGFAELADQIKNNWCSNVERVYNNTGKLMEKYNALDDETIAGGGEYPNQDGFGWTNGVYLKLKQ